ctctcccgcgtcgTTCCGCTGAGCTCCTTTCTGCAACAAAGCCGACGAAGAaacgcctctgcgcgtcttcaaCGTCTCCGTACCTTCTTCCTTCCGAGACTTAAATATATCCttctccgctttcttcttctacCGATTGATTCCTCGGAATACCTGCCGTCTCTGCCTCAGCTTTCGCCGTGCTTTGGTatcgtctctgctgcgccttgcGCTCATTGCTTGCCTCACGCAGCAGGtcttcgcgcgtcctctgtcCCCCCGCTGGGCTCCCTCGCCACCAGGCCTCAGCGTTTCCTTTCGCGAGGCACTTAACTTCCTCGCGTCCCTGCTGTCCTCTCCGGTTCTGGCGCTGGATCCTGCGTTGTGAGTTTGGATATCAAGGATCCTTCGGGGTCGTCTCCTCACAAGCGCCTCTTTGTCTCCACTCGCTTCGAGTCGTGCTGCGCTTTCTCTGTTGCCCTTTCCTTTTTCCCCCTCTTGCCTTTATCTGCGGCTGAATAGAtcgagaagaggacgagTGACAGAGCCTtttctcttcggcgtcggCTCCATGGCGGACTCAAGCAAGGTAAGATGCGTCcactctttcttcttttgtCCGCTTCCATGCTGCTCTGCTGTTTCGACGCTTCCCTCCTGTGGTTTCCTCCTGCCTCTCTTtcgtctcgcttcttcgtcttcgtgcgACGACACTTCGGCTTCGCcattttctttctcttcttcgctttgtTACTTTTCCTTTGTTCGATGTTCTCATGCTTTGGGAGGCGCCTCCGGTCCAACGCCTGCAGGGGCCTTCCTCTCGACATCGTTGtgctctgcttctctgcatACTCCTGTTTccgtcgctggcgctccaAATTTTTGCGGACTGTTGAGTTTGTTTCGCCTTCCGTCTCCCGAACCATTGTCAGCTTCAAAGAAGCTGAGTCACAACCTCTTTGAGCCGGCGTCTATTCGTCTTGCTTTTTCCTATCCTCCAGCGCCGACGGTCGCTGAGGGGCCGCTGATATTCTTAGCCACGCGGTCAATTATTTCTACTTTTCTATGTTTTTCTTTCAGGATAAAGATCACTACGACTACCTCTTCAAGTTCATCATCATCGGCGATGCGGGCGCTGGAAAGTCTTGCCTTTTGCATCAGTTCATCGAAAATAAATGTAAGCGAAAAGGGGAGGAGCCGCAGAACACAGAGAACTACAGAGCGCACCAAACAGAGAGCGAAACGCCTCCCACCAGACAGAggaagggagaagaagcgatgCCAGCGAACACAGCAACGCCAGCGAGCATAGCGAGACGACACAGCTACGTGGGTTCAAACAGGGAATTCGATGGAGGACAGACAGAAAGCATTCGCGAGCCTGAGATCGCAGACGACACGCGAACAGGGACGCCGGCGGACGCCACACCTCAGGGAATGGTTTCGCTGTTTTTCTGTTCAGTCAAGAAAGGATGCAGTCACACGATTGGCGTGGAGTTTGGGAGCAAAATGATCGGCATCGCAGGGAAGAGAATCAAACTTCAAATCTGGGATACAGCAGGCCAAGAACGGTATCGCTCCGTGACGAGGAGTTACTacagaggcgctgccggcgcactGCTTGTCTACGATATCAGCAAGTGAGACTTCCGTTCTTGACCTCCCTCCGTTTCTCTCCTTGCCTCTCCCGCTCCTTTGCCTTGCAGCTTCCTGTCCGCTGCGTGGccccctcgctcgccttccatCCCCCTCCTTCTGTTCGCTTCAACGAtgcctgttttctctctACTGTCCATTCAATGGCGTCTTTGACTGTCTCCTCGTACTCTTTTTTCACCTGTATGGTGGTGCCGCAGGGGCTTCGGCCTCTCTACCCGTGTGACATACCGCTTGCTTTCGATCTCCCACCTCTGGAGTTTTGCAGCCGTCAGCGTGTCAAATGCCTGGaaagctgcgccgcggagtgCACTCTAAATCGCCTCTGATTCGTCGTTTTCTTCATATTTTTTCTCATTTGTTATTCCTTTTTTTGTCATTTTTCTGCGCACAGTCGGGACTCGTACAACCACCTCATGAACTGGCTCGCGGACGCCaggtcgctggcgcgcgctgACATTTCCATCATCGCCGTCGGTGAGTTTCGCTTAAGTGTGCATCTTCTTTGGCGATTCTGCGCTTCTGAGAAGACCAAAGAGACTTGCGAAGCTGCCCAGAAGAGATTCTTCgctctgcgtgtcttctgCGAGGAGCTTTTTTTTCGAGTCCCAAAGTACATTGACGCACATGCGCATTCCTACATTCACGCATGCATACGTGGCTTCTATTTGCGCGAATATATTTATTTTTCATGCGTACTGTATACGGGTATGTgcgccgcgacagagagaaagagggacTTGCATGGTATCCGCTGCCCACataggggggggggggggggggggggggggggggggagtgtGCCCGTAATCGCTTTACTAACATATATGCACAATTACTCATTTTACTCTTTGTTGTGCTGTACCATGTATATACCTGTGGATACCTGATCACTTCCTTGCAGCTTGTGCACATCTGCGCGTGCCTTCGCAGGTCTCTGGTGTTTTTTCCTTCATTTCTGACTCTCTTGCTCTTCACTGGATGGCTGTGCGCGGCGGCATGCGCGCAGGCAACAAGGCGGACTTGAAGGAAAAacgcgctgtctccttttTGGAGGCCTCACGCTTTGCTCAGGAGAACGGTGAGGCCTTGCATGCATGCCGCGTGCCTTTCAttttcgtcttttctctgcgcgtcaTTTTCGTCTAATTCTTTCtgtgcttcctcctccgtaCGCATCTCCTTATCGCTGTCggtctcgcttcttcgcgtgcCTGTTCGCGTGCCTGTCCCTGCGCCACCGCAGGCCGTGAGCTGCGCGttgtcgctcgcctcgcggctttGCCTCGTTCGCTTTTTTGAtcttcgtccgcgtcgtTCTGCGTCCGCTGTTCCGTAGTTACTCGGTCTGATATCGAGAGAGTTAGAGGCGCTAGAATCTGCGCCAGAAAGGGTTTGTTTTATTTCTTCAGACATTCTTTTCTTGGAAACGAGCGCCTTCACTGGAGAGGGAGTTGAGGACGTCTTCATCAAAGTTGCTCGGCTCATTCTCAACAAAATCGAAGATGGTTAGTGCGAAATTAAATCAACAAAGAATGCTTGTTTTGATCCGAATGTCAAGTCGTCTCATGGCGTTGACCGCTCCCCCACATATGTTTCTGCGTAGGGGTGTGTATGTAACTTTATgattttctctctctgtgcccAGCCTGCGTACTTTTGTACGTGTCCACATTTcattcgcctgcctctgtgcGAGTCTATATCTCCTCTTCTTGTTCCCCGTCGCGGCGACCCCCCTCGAACCCTTGTAGTCTTTGTTTTCGATTGTCGTGGTTTTCTGCGCTTGCATTCCCCGTCTgcctttcgcgtcttcgccttggTTGCCGTCCGGCTCTCGCGTCGTGTCTCTTCTGTAGAGGCCGCGGTGTGTCTCCTGTCTGTTTCCGCAGGTCTCATCGATCCCAACACGATGATCTCAGGCATCCACGCCACGCGCACGACGCTGGGATCTCGTAAGTTTTGGAACAGCTGCGGACGGCCTGTCCTGCCGTGGGTTTGCTTTTCATTTCGCAACTCCGCTGCgagactgcggcgccgcacacgtGCCGGAGGGTCCTCTAGCGATCCCAGCCCCACACAGACATGCAtctgtgcatgcatacatggATAGATATATttcgtgcatgcatgcgtgcaaGTGTTTCTGTTTTCAGCGGGGCCGAAgcctccgccctcgagcTGCTCCTGCTGATCGGCGCAGCGTCTGTTTTCAAGCGTTCAGAGTCAATGCGCGTTGCAGGGGAGAAGTGTAGAGCCACAGAGCGCAtcgacagacacacacgcacggagaaggaggggtgagcggcgcagacgacaggTGGAAACGTGGAGAAAAGGAGTGCACGCGACGTTGGGTTGCCTCCCGGATTCGGATTCGTCTCGTGGCCTCAGCGTGTTCGCGGCGTATCCGTCCCGAGGGAGAGGCTCGCGAGCCttgtcttttttctcgcttaGGGTCGAAATCATTCGCGCGTTTTACGGTTGAGTCTGTCTTTCGTGGCTCGCGTGTGTAGAGCCAAGACTC
This portion of the Besnoitia besnoiti strain Bb-Ger1 chromosome VII, whole genome shotgun sequence genome encodes:
- a CDS encoding hypothetical protein (encoded by transcript BESB_077180), producing MVRETEGETNSTVRKNLERQRRKQEYAEKQSTTMSRGRPLQALDRRRLPKHENIEQRKSNKAKKRKKMAKPKCRRTKTKKRDEREAGGNHRREASKQQSSMEADKRRKSGRILPCLSPPWSRRRREKALSLVLFSIYSAADKGKRGKKERATEKAQHDSKRVETKRRL
- a CDS encoding Ras family protein (encoded by transcript BESB_077190), whose protein sequence is MFFFQDKDHYDYLFKFIIIGDAGAGKSCLLHQFIENKFKKGCSHTIGVEFGSKMIGIAGKRIKLQIWDTAGQERYRSVTRSYYRGAAGALLVYDISNRDSYNHLMNWLADARSLARADISIIAVGNKADLKEKRAVSFLEASRFAQENDILFLETSAFTGEGVEDVFIKVARLILNKIEDGLIDPNTMISGIHATRTTLGSPGPKPPPSSCSC